In Trichocoleus desertorum ATA4-8-CV12, the DNA window AGTAGAAGCTTGGCAAGAGGAGCGCAATCAAGAGAAGACCTGGATTGATTGGCGATTTACGACCGCAGATGCCAGGATAAAACTGCATCGACTTTACCCGTCAACTAATAATTGACTGACTACTAGGAATCCGCAGATCCTCCTAGTAAAGCGCGATTTAACTCTAGGATGGGACAAAACAAACGAGCTTCCGCCGGAGTTAAGTGCTGCCGCACCACATCTTGCATGAGTTGGTAGGTGACATCACAACTCCGTTCGGCTCCAAACGCTTTCATCACCGTTTGCATCCAGTACAGCAGGCGATCGCGTAGCCAATCGGCGTCATTGAGTAGCATGGCGATCGCGGAATAGCGCAAGACTCGGAGGGTATCTCGCCGCCATTTCCCAGTTACATCTTCAGCGCCATTCTGCAACAAAGTTGGGTCGAGCGATCGCATCTTAGCTTGCACCTGTTGGACAATGGTAGCCTCAGCCACTTGGAGTCTGGCATAAGCACTTTGTCGGAGATTAAAAGACTGGAGATAGTCACTGAAGAACTGTAGCTCTTCATCGGTGGCATAACGACCATCTACGATTTGGCTCAAATATTGTATTTGACTCAGCATGTAGTTAATTGCTCTTAAACATCAGTGGTATGAGGGAAATATTCCCCGACTTTGAAACTCGTGTCTTCTAGTTGTTTCAGCATCGAACGAGTAATCAATTTTCCGACTTCAACCAGCACTTGGCCTGTAATCGGGTGGAGTAAATCTTGCTCGGCACGTCGCCCAATTAACGCCTCAATATCTTGTAGCGAATTAATATACATACCAGGTGGCAGTTCTACTACCACACCATTGCCCAAAACCCGCGATTGACAAGCGAGGCGCGAGTTGGGTTTACAGGTAGTAATGATTTCTAGAGTCCGCTGCTCCCGGCGATTCATAGCGGAGAGGGAGTCCATCCCCTGACTCAC includes these proteins:
- a CDS encoding phycobilisome protein, whose amino-acid sequence is MLSQIQYLSQIVDGRYATDEELQFFSDYLQSFNLRQSAYARLQVAEATIVQQVQAKMRSLDPTLLQNGAEDVTGKWRRDTLRVLRYSAIAMLLNDADWLRDRLLYWMQTVMKAFGAERSCDVTYQLMQDVVRQHLTPAEARLFCPILELNRALLGGSADS
- a CDS encoding 2Fe-2S iron-sulfur cluster binding domain-containing protein, giving the protein MAKIVRLEPIAQQTSVETNGSLLSILINKDLDVLKECGGRGMCATCHVYVSQGMDSLSAMNRREQRTLEIITTCKPNSRLACQSRVLGNGVVVELPPGMYINSLQDIEALIGRRAEQDLLHPITGQVLVEVGKLITRSMLKQLEDTSFKVGEYFPHTTDV